TTTTTTTTGCTGCGCAATCTGACCTTAGTTGCTTGGCACCATGAATCCCATCTCCTTGCCCACCTTGCGGAGGATGGAATCGTCCTGGCTGAAGCCCTTGTCAAAAGCGGGGTAGCTCTTGATGTACCTGAGTTTCAGCTGCATTTTCGCGATGTCCTGGAGATCCTTCCTCGTCAGATCCGAGTAGAAAGGCGTGGAAGGCAGGCGCTTGATGACCGCCAGGATGATCTTGTAGTCCGCCTTGTCGCCCACCTCGATCAACGCCTTATGGTACACCCTTGCGTACTCCTCGGGGTTTTCCTTGAGCAGCTTGTGCGCCATGAGCCAGCCCTTGAAGTACTTCTCGATCATCTCGGGATTGGCCTTCAAGGTTTTGGGGTTCGCGATGTGCATCATCCGCGTCCGGTCGACGTCGCAGATGTTCGCGATCTCCCGGACGAAGCCCTTCTGGATGGCGATTTCGGCCTGCGGATCGCCAATGAGGGCCGCATCGGCGTTCCCCGACACGACGGCCGCCACCCGGTCCGTAGTGACGGTGTTGAGCCACTTCAGGTCACTCGGCTTCAAGCCGTGGAGGGGCAGGAGCTTCGACCGGAAGCCGATGTCCGTGCTGGTCCCCTCGAGGGTCGCAAACCTCTTGCCCTTGAGGTCCTTGATGGTCTTGATGTCCGATTTTACGGGAACCATGATACGCCCCGACGTGGCGCAGATCTCCGTCGTCACCCCAATGCCCGTTACCCTGGCGCCCTTCGATATGGCCGTTACGAAGGGGGAGAATCCCGTCGTTCCGGTGTCCAGGTTGCCCTGGATGATGGCGTTTCGCATCAGCTTGCCCTGCTTGAAGTACTGGACCGTGTAGTCAAGACCCACTTGCTTCCAGTACCCCTTGCGGTCAGCGACGACCTCAAAGGAGCCCATGACCGCGCGGTGGATGCCGATCCGAAGCTTGGCGGCCTCGGCGCCGCCGGGAAGCCCCAGCAGACCGGCCGCCACAATCGCAGACAGCACGAACAGCCAAAACTTTCTCATCTGGAAACCCCTCCTCAACGGAAGAACCGTTCCCCCTCTTTCCGCCACGCCGGCGGGCGGGAAACATCCCTTTATGGGAAAATCCCTTTTTAAAGCGCTACCTCGCGGGAATCCTCCAAGTGTTCATTTGATAAGAGGAAATCTAGCACATTTCCAGAAAATTACAGAATGGCCCCAAAATGCCCCCGCCCGAAACGGGCATTCGCAATCCCCCGAAAATCAGGTAAAATGGTCCTGAAATATACGGCGTTGCCGCCTCCCGCCGCTTCGGCGGGCGCGCGCCGTAAACGCGGAAAAACCTTTCCGTTGAACCAGGAGGATTTTCGACCATGCGATCCAACGAATTTGCCCGCACCACCGGCCAGCGCGTCATTGCGGCCGACGCCGCCGCCTTCATGCAGCGCGTCTACGGATGGATGACCGCGGGCCTCGCCGTCACCGGCCTCACCGCCTTCTACATCGCGAGCAACGAGGCCGCCATCCGCCTCATCTTCGGAAGTTCGATGGGCCTCATCCTCGTCATCATCGTTCAGCTCGGGCTGGTGTTCTCGATCCGCCCCGTCATGAAGCGCAAGGGATCCGCCGTCGGGGCGGCCATGTTCCTCGCCTACAGCGCGAGCCTCGGCGTGACGGTCTCCGCTCTATTGCTCCAGTATACTGGGCCTTCGGTTGCCCAGGCCTTCTTCGTCACGGCGGGGGCCTTCGGGGCGCTCACCCTCTTCGCCTTCGTCACCAAGCGCGACCTCTCGGGGGTGGGCACCTTCTGCATGATCGGCCTCTTCGGCATCATCATCGCCACCGTGGTCAACATCTTCCTGCAGAGCCCGGCGATGCACTTCGCCATCTCGGTCCTCGGCGTCCTCATCTTCGGCGGCCTCACCGCCTGGGACACCCAGAAGATGAAGGAGTACGCCTACTCCCAGGACACGGACAACGAGATCGGCCGCAGAGCTTCCATCATGGCGGCGCTTGAGCTCTATCTCGACTTCATCCTGATGTTCATCTACCTCCCCCGGCTCCTCGGCACATCGAGGGACTGAGCGGGGCTCAGAAACAAAAAGCCCGGGGCCGCGAGGTCCCGGGCTTTTTTTGCGTTTGCGCGGAATGATCAGATGTTCAGCACGGGCGGGGCACGCGCCTCCTGCTCTCAAAAATCCCACAGTATCCCGCAGCATCCCGAAATCGCCTCCCGCTCTCAAAAATCCCGCAGTATCCCGCAGCATCCCGAAATCACCTCCCGCTCTCAAAAATCCCGCAGTATTCGGCAATGGGTGAGTCCGCTTACTTTTCTTGTCATTCCGAGCGCTGGAGGCGCGAGGAATCTGTTTTTCCACAGCAGATTCCTCAGTCGCTACGGCCCCCACCCTGCGCTCCTTCGGAATGACACCGCGGGTCCATTGTGCAAACCGACCCACTCCCCAATATCTGCCGGCCCCCTTTCCGAAGCCCGGCCCCGCCCGGCGGCACACTTCCGGCCCCCTCTTTCGGCGGCGGACCTCCGCCCCCCCCTTTGGAGCGGGGCAGGCCCACTCTCGCACACGCGGGGGGAAAGGCCGGCGCAGAAGATACGAGGAGGTGCGAGGATTGGAATGATGGGATTTCCCTCCCCCCGTCCCCCTTCCCTCACCCCGCTCGAACTTCGTTCGGCGGGGACCCCAAATGCCAGCCCCGCTCGAACTTCGTTCGGCGGGGACCCCAAATGCCCGCCCCGCTTGAACTTCGTTCGGCGGGGACCCCAAATGAAGGGAGGGGGTGCTTTTCTCCTTCCCTCTTTGGGGGAAGGTTGGGATGGAGGAGCGGCCCGAAGAGCGCGCCTGGATGGCGCAGACAAACAAAAAGCCCGGGGCCGCGAGGTCCCGGGCTTTTTTGCGTTTGCGTGAAATTTCAGATCATGAGCACGGGCGCGAGCTCGCCCTCGAGGGATTTTTCGGCGATGACGGCGGTGGTCATGATCTCTTTCTGGAAGACGCGCCCCGCCACGCGCCTTACGTCCTCCGCCGTCACGGCGTCGAGGTCGGCGACCTCCTGCTCGGCCGGGTAGAGCTCCCCGCGCAGGAGAAGGTTCGATCCGTTCCGCCCGGCGAAATACTCCGAGCTCTCCCGCACCTTCAGGTTCCCCCGCAGGTGGCGCTTGGCCTCATCGAGTTCCACCTCCCCCACGGCTTCTTCCTTCATCTTCGCGGACTCGGCGAGGATCACCTCGGTGGCCTCGCGCGCCTTCTCGGGCGCCACGCCCGCCTTGAGCTCCACCGCCCCCGCGTCGGTGTAGCGGTGGCCCGCGGCCCCGACGCTGTAGGCGAGGCCGCGCTTCTCGCGCACCTCGGTGAAAAGGCGGCTGCTCATCTTCCCGCCGAGGATGTCGCAGAGAATCCGCAGGGCCGGGCCGTCCGGATCATCGAGCCCGAAGGCGCGGAAACCGATGGAGAGGTTCACCTGATCGGTCTGGCGGGTGAGCTCGATGAAGGGTTTCTTGCTCCCGGAGGGAAGGGCCGGCGCCTGTGCCTTGTCGGTGGTCCCCTTCCGCCCGCCGAAGAATTTCTGGGAGAGTTCCATCACCTGGGCGTGGGTGACGCCGCCCGCCACCGAGATGACCGTGTTGCCGGGGGCGTACCATTTTTCGATCAGCTCGCGCATGTGCCCGGGCTCGATGGCTTGGATCGTCTCTCGGCTGCCGATGACCCCCATCTGGAGGTTGAACATCGTCGTCTCGAGGAGGTCCGACACCCAGACGCGGGGCATGTCCTCGTACATCTTGAGTTCCTCGAGGATGACCTGGCGCTCGCGGTCCCACTCCTTCTTGTCGAGCAGCGCGTTGTTCACCGCGTCGGCGTAGACCTCGAGAACGGGCCCGAACACCTCGGCCGGCGCCGTGAAGTGGTAGCAGGTGCGCTCGCTGCTGGTGTTCGCGTTGATGACGGCGCCGTTACCCTCCATCTGGCGGGCGATGTCGAGTGTCGTCCGCGTCGGGGTGCCCTTGAAGATCATGTGCTCGAGGGCATGGGAGACGCCCACCACCTTGTCGTGCTCGTGTCTTCCGCCGCAGCCGAAATAGATGTGAAAGGCGACGGCCTCGGATTCATCGCGCTCGGCCGTGACGACACGGATACCGTTGGGAAGCTTGTCTTGGAAAATTTGCATGGAATCTCCAGGGAAACGCCGGGAGCCGCGAAATCCGCTCCCGCAGGCGGCCGGAATTCAAAGCCAAAATTCAAAGGAGGCCGGGGATCACTCCCCAGCCCCCCGGGAATTTCTGGTGCCGGAGAGAGGACTTGAACCTCCACGACCCGAAGGCCACTAGAACCTGAATCTAGCGCGTCTACCAGTTCCGCCACTCCGGCTCGGAACGCGGGATTCGGTATAAATGCCGCGAAAAAGGTTGTCAACCGGGGGGAACTGACCGATTCTGCTCTTTTGGGGAGGAAAACGGGTCGTAGGTCAGTTTGCACAACGAACCCGTGGTGTCATTCCGAAGGAGCGCGGCGTGGGGGCCGCAGCGACGGAGGAATCTGCTGTGGAAAAGCAGATTCCTCGCGCCGGGCACCCCGGCGAATCTCCGATTCGCGGGAGGCCCCCCACCGGGAGGCGCCCCACCGGGGGGCCCGACTCCGGCGCTCGGAATGACAAGAAAAACAAGCAAACGGACCCGCTACCGGAAGACGGGGGAGGAAGAAGATGGCCGGAGCACCGCCAAGGGGGCCGCGGCTCACGCTCTACTCGCGGCCCGATTGCCACCTCTGCGAGGTGGCGAAGGCCCAGGTGCGCGAGATGTTCGGGGCGGAGCTCCCGATCGAGGAAATTGACGTGGACTCGGACCCGGCGCTGGCCGCGGCCTACGGCGAGGAGATCCCGGTCGGGTTCATCGGCGTGGAGAAGGCGTTCAAGATCCGGGTGGAGCCCCGCAGGCTCCGCCGCCTCGTCCGGCGCGCCCGAAAGTAGCGGGATGTCTCTTTTTGCTTTTTACGGGCTGGTCGTCTTCATCTCCCTCTCGGGCGTGATGGCGCCGGGGCCGCTCTCGGCGATCGCTCTCACACGGGGGCGGCACAACCCGCTGGCGGGCTTCTGGATCAACCTGGGCCATGCGATCGCGGAAGTCCCCCTGATGTTCATCCTCCTCGCGGGCTTCACACCCCTTCTGCAAAGCGAGGGGATCATCCGGGTGCTCTCGGCGCTGGGCGGCGCCGTGCTCCTGTGGATGGGGGCGGGCCTCCTCCGGCAACCGGGAGGAGAAGGCGCCGACGCGCCCACTCCTCCCTCGCGGGAGAACTCAGTCGCGGCGGGCATCGCGATGACCGCCCTCAACCCCTACTGGTTCCTCTGGTGGCTCACGGTGGGGGTTTCCATCCTGATTCAGGCCAGGGCGCTCGGCTCCGGCCTCGTGATCGCCCTCACCATTGCGCTGCACCTCGCCTGCGATCTGGCGTGGGGAACGTTTCTCTCATGGGCGGCGCACCGGGGCGGGCGTCTCTTCCGCGGGGGCGGATGGCGCTGGGTGGAGCGCATCTGCGGCGGCGCTCTCATCCTCTTCGCGGGGATTTTCTTCTACAAGGCGGCTTCAGGAATTTAAGGGAAGCGAGGAAGGAAGAGGACGCGCCTGGGCGAGCTTCTCCCGGGCCGCCGCGATGTCGGTGCGAATCTGGGCAACGAGAGCGTCGGGCCCGTCGAATTTTCTCTCCGCCCGGATGCGCGCCACGAACTCCACCCGGATGGTGCGGCCGTAGAGGTCGGCCCCGCCCTCGAGAAGGTGCGCCTCCACCGTCACCCGGCGCCCCTGAAAGGTCGGCCGCTCGCCCACGTTCGCAACGGCGGGAAGGCGGGGGCCGCTCCGCCCTTCCACCTGCACCCAACAAGCGTAGACGCCGTTCGCGGGAAGGAGAAGGGCGGGATAGTCCACGTTCGCCGTCGGGATGCCGATCGTCCGCCCCCTGCCCTCGCCATGAATCACGGGGCCCTCCACAAGATGATACTGACCCAGCCGCAGGCCGGCTTCCTCGACATCTCCCCCCGCGATCAGGGCGCGAATCTCGGTGCTGCTCACCCGTCTTTCCTCGAAGAGAAAAGGCTCGATCACTTTCACCGCAAACCCGTTTTTCGCCCCCTCCGCCGCAAGAAGCGCGACATCGCCCGCGCGCCCCTTGCCGAAGCGGAAGTTGAACCCGACCGCCACGAGGGCCGGACGCACCCCCTCGCGGATGATGCGCCGGATGAATTCGGTGGCCTCGGTCTTGGCCAGGGCCGGGGTGAACGGCTGGACGACCACGGCGCCCAGCCCTTGATCCGCGAGGCGGGCGAGCTTCTCCTCGAGCGTGGTCATGAGGGACGGCATGCGCTCGGGCGCGATCACCGACAAGGGATGGGGATCAAAGGTGAGGACGGCGCTTCGCCCGCCCCGCGCCTGGGCCTCCCGGTTGATGAGCCGGCAGATTTCCCGGTGGGCCAGGTGAACCCCGTCGAAATTGCCGATGGTCAGGGCGGCGAGGCCGGCATCGGGGGGGATGGATTCAACGTCGCGGTAGATGTCCACGCAGGGGCTCTCTTTCCATGAAAAGACGACGTTTCCCGGCGAAAGGGGGACATGCTTTCCTTTCGCCGAGGGGTATATCTAGCAGAGGGGGCGCTTTCCCCGCAATGCCGGGCGGTGTGCCCTTCATTCGTTGCGCAGGACAATTCCTTTTGATTACTATGTGCCGGAGAGGTTTTCCTCTTTGAGGCGCTCTTCGGCAGGCCAGAGCCTTCACGGTCTTTCTCACCCGAAAAGGAAACCACGCTGTGCCAAATCGTCACGCTTCATGTATTGCCGCAGGGTTGTCGCTGGCGTTTCTCGCCGCCGGTTTCGGAGGTGGGGCCTGGGGAGCGGAAAGCAAGCCGGCCGCCCCCTCCGAGGGGAAGCTGATCTTCAAGCGGCCGTCGAGCCCGGTGACGCCCCGCGCCATCCGCGGGCCGGAAATCCGCATAACCATCCAGGAGGCCGTCAGCCTTGCCCTCGCGCGGAACTTCGACATCACCATCGAGGCGCACAACCCGCGCATCCGCGAGGCGGAGCTGAAGCGGGAAAAATCCGTATTCGACCCCGCCCTGGTCGGAAACGCGAGGTCCAACAGCACGAAAACCGATACGGTCAGCGGCTTTTTCAACTCGGGGCCCACCATCTCGAAGCAACGTGAATTCAGCGGTGGACTTGAACAGCGGATCATTACGGGCGCACAGTACTCCCTGCTCTTCCGGGATCTGCGCGAAACGTCCAACAACCGTTTCCGCGGCTTCGACCCCAGCATCGGCACCCGGCTGACATTCACCATCACCCAGCCCCTGCTCAAGAATTTCGGCCTCGACGCCAACAAGGCCAACATCCGGATCGCCACCGCCAACCTCGATCAATCTATCCACGCCTACCGGGGAAAAGTGATCGATGTCGTCAACAGCGTCGAACAGGCCTACTGGGACCTCACCTTCGCCATCGCCAACCTCAGCTTCCGAAAAAAATCGCTGGAGCTGGCGAAGGATCTTCTGCGGCGCAACAAGATACGCGTCCAGGTCGGCTCCCTTGCCCCCATCGAAATCCTCGAGGCCGAAGCCACGGTGGCTTTGCGGGAGGAGACCCTGATCGTCGCCGAGCGCGAAGTCAAGGATCGTGAGGATGCGCTCAAAAAACTTCTCAATATCACCAGCGACATTCCCTCCTGGTCCATCCAGCTCGTTCCGGGGGACAAGCCGGTGTTCCGGATGGTCCGTCTGAACGAGATGAGCCTGACCATGAAGGCCCTCCAGATGCGGACGGACCTCAAAAGCGCCCGGCTCGAAGTGAACAAGGGGGAAATCGATATCAAGCGCACCAAGCGGAATCTTCTCCCCACGCTGGATGCAAACGGATCTTTCGCCAGCGACGCCATCGACAACAACCGGACGAACTCCCTGAACCGCCTCTCCGGCGCCGAGGGCTACATCGTCGAGGGCGGCGTGTGCCTCCGCATCCCGATCGGCAACCGCCAGGCCCAAGCCGATCTCGAAAAGGCGAAGCTGAGAACGCGCCAGGCGCGCGTCCAATTCAGCCAGCTCGAGCAGAGCGTCATGGAGGAGGTGCGGCGGGCGGCCCGCCGGGTACGCACGGACATGAAGCGGGTCGAGGTCACGCGAATCGCCCGCAAGCTGGCCGAAGAGCGCCTCGACGCCCAGGAGAAAAAATTCCAGGTCGGCCTCTCCACGAGCCGGGATGTGCTCGAGGATCAGGAATCCCTGGCCAACGCGCTCACCAACGAGGTGCAGGCCCACGTCGACTACCAGAAAAGCCTGGCCAATCTGGATCGCGTGACCCACTCCACCCTTCAGCGGTTCCGGATCCAGCTGGCCGATCCGCGCCAAATACCGGGCACACCGGATAGATGACGGACGGACGAACCCTCGGCGTCGATTTTGGGGAAAGCCGGGTCGGCACCGCGTTGAGTGATCCGCTCGGGATGATGGCCCAGCCCTTCGAACTGATCGAACGCGAGAGCGACGCCCAGGTGGCGGACGAGATAGACCGCATTGTCCGGGCGCACGAGGTCACCCGCGTCGTCGTCGGCGTTCCCATATCGCTTTCGGGCAGGGACTCTCCGCAAACCCGGCGTACCCGGAATTTCATTCGCCGCCTCCGCAAGCGCCTCGAGGTGAAGGTGGACACCTGGGATGAGCGCCTGAGCACCGAGGAGGCGGATCGCGCCATGCGGGAGATGGGCTTCTCTCCGAAAAAGCAGAAAGAAAAACGCGACATCATCGCGGCCCAACTGATCCTTCAAGGATACATGGATTGGCGCCAGCACCGGTCTGCGAGACTGTCATGATCTCCGAGTGGCTGCCCCGGGCATCAAAGCGATGGAAGCTTCTCGGCATGATCTTCATCCTTGCGGCCGCCGCCATCGGCGGGGGATACGCATTCCTTCAAAGGGATTTCGCCACCCCCTTCAGCCACAAAGACACCCAGATCGTTCTCGTCCGCGTACCGCTGGGCGCCGGCATCAACCAGGTGGCGCGCGACCTCTCCCAAAAAAATCTCATCCGCAGCGCCTGGCTCTTCGCGCTTCAGGCCCGCCTCCGGGGCGGCGCCACGCGAATCCACCAGGGCTTCTACGAGTTCCGCCCCTCGATGCGGCCATGGGCGATCTACAGAAGCCTGATCGAGGGCCGGGTGGCGTACCGGACATTCACGATCCCCGAGGGCTTCACGCTCCCCGACATCGCCGCCGCCATCGAAAAGGCCCAGCTGGGAGAGCGGGGGGCCATCCTCCTCCTGGCGCGGGACGCGGAGTTTCTCTCGACCCTGAAGATCCCCAAAAAATCCATGGAGGGCTACCTGTTTCCGGCCACCTACCGCTTTCCCCTTGGCACCTCCCCCCGGCACATCCTCCGGATAATGACAGGCACCCTGCGCGAGAAAATCCGGCCCGCCATGCGGGCGCGGGCGGCCCAGATGGGCTTCACCCTCCACCAGGTCCTCACCCTCGCCTCCATCATCGAGAAAGAGACCTCCGTGCCATCCGAAAGGCCCCTGATCGCAGCGGTTTTCCTGAACCGGCTGAAACGCAACATGCCCCTGCAGAGCGACCCGACCGTCATCTACGCCCTCCCGAATTTCGACGGAAACCTCCGCCGGAAGGACCTCTCCTACGATTCCCCCTACAATACCTACCGCCGGCGGGGGCTCCCCCCCGGCCCCATCGCCAGCCCCGGGCTCGAATCCATCCGGGCCGTTTTATTCCCGGCCAAAGTCGACTATTTGTACTTTGTGGCCACCAACGAGGGAGGCCACAAATTTTCCCGCACCTACAAAGAGCACCAGCAGTCCGTCGTCCGCTACCAGCTTCGCAAAAAGCGAAAGGTTGACCGATAAGGTTCTGTAATGGCATGGTTTTTGGTGGATCTCCCCAGGAGATCGGACCCGGCAAGGGAGCCGGGTACCCGCCCGGCGGGGCGGACGCCCTCTCAGCGAAATCACCCGGCCACCTCACCCGACAAACGCCCGGGCGGAGAGTGAATTTCATGGCAAGCAACATCCTGCTGGTGGACGACAGCGTCCTCATTCAAAGAGTGGTGGAACTCACCTTTGAAGATCAGAACGCCTCCGTCAATATCGCCACGAACCCGGCGGATGCCCTTGCGCTTGCCCGCCAGATCAAGCCCAACGTCGTACTCGTCAGCGCCCAGCTGAGAAGCGGGAACGGAATCGATTTTTGCGAACAGCTTCGGGCGGAGGCCGATCTCGCCTCCATCCCCGTCCTGATGTTCATCAACGCCCAGGGAGGCCCCTCCGCCGAGCAGGCGCTGAGGGCCGGAGCGGCAAGCACAATCATCAAGCCCTTCGAGCCGGAAAAACTTCTGGCTGAGGTGAACCGCATTCTCGCCTCTCCACCGGGCGCCGTTGCCGATCCGGCTGCGGCCGCCGAGCAGCCCGTCGCCGCCCCGGGTGAGAGCGAAGAGTTTGCCGCCCTGTTCGCCGACGATGAGGAAACGCTGCTCGACTTCCCCGGGGAGGCTGCGGCCGCTCCCGCGAAAGCCAGCGCACTCGATTCGATCTTTTCACCGGGAGATGAATCGCTCGATCTCGAAGAGTCGCTCGATCTGGAGGAATTGTCCGATCTTCCGAAGCCCGGCGCCGCCGAAATCCCCATCCCCCAGTTTGCGGACGCAGACGAAATGGAGGAAATCTTCGGGATCCCCGAGGCGGAGGAGACGTCAGCGGATTCTTCCCCCGATGAGTCTCAAGGAAACATCGACGATCAAAGCCTCGAGGCGGCGGAGAGCGCACTGGCCGCCCTCGAAGCGGAGCTGGCCAGCGAACTGATGTCGGGGGGAGCGCCCCTGGAGACCTCCACTGCCAAAGCCGAGGCACACCACACGGGAGCGGACGCCGAACTTGCCGCGGCCGAAGCCGAGCTGGCCATCCTTGAGGAGGAGCTTTCCAGTGCCCTTATGTCGGAGGTCAAAGAGGGGACAAAAAGCGCCCAAGGCGACGATGCGGATCTTCTCGCGGAAGCGGAAATTGCCGCGGCCGAGGCGGAACTCAACGCGATTCAGGGAGAACTCGACGCGATTCACGGCGAACTCGACTCCTTGAACGAGCCGAAGGCGGCTCCCAGGCCCGACATCCTTGATGCGGATGCGGACGATGAAGAGGCCTTCGACCTGGAACTGTCCGGCACGGAAGAGTTGGCCCTGGAGGCGGGACCCGCACCCGCCGAAGCCTCCGGAGAAACAGAGTTCGAGATGGAAGATACGCTCGATCTGGAGGAGATGGCGGCGACGGACGCCCCCGGCCTCGAGATGGACGACACCGGGCTCGAACTCGAAATAGATGACTTCGAAGGTGAAGTCGATCTCGAGCTGGCCAAGCAGCTCGCCGAGGCGTCCGAACTCGAGGGCGGGAAAGAAGCCGCTCCTGCCGAAGACAACATCATCCGGTCGGCCCTGGAAAAATCCGTCGAGCGCACCCTCGAAGGAATCATCCCCCCCATGCTTCGGCATGTTGAATCCATCGTGGAAGAAATGCTGCCCGGCCTCGTTGAGAAGGTGGTTCTGCGGGAAATCGAAAAAATCAAGCGCGGAGAGTAAATTTTGCTCGAGCCCCGGTACGATCCCAAGTCGGCCGAAAACCGTTGGTACGCCTATTGGATGGAAAAGGATTATTTTCACGGGGCGCCCGATCCGGAGCGCCCCTCCTACTCCATCGTCATCCCGCCCCCGAACGTCACCGGCGTCCTCCACATGGGCCATGCCCTGAACAACACCCTTCAGGACATCCTCTCCAGATGGAAACGGATGCAGGGCTACAGCGTGTGCTGGATGCCGGGAACGGACCACGCCGGCATCGCCACCCAGAACGTGGTGGAGCGCCAACTGGCCGCAAAGGGACTCTCGCGCGAGGCGCTGGGGCGGGAGGAGTTCATCCGCCGCGTCTGGGAATGGAAGGAAGAGAGCGGCGGCGCCATCATCCACCAGCTTCAGCGCCTGGGCGCCTCGTGCGACTGGCCGCGCGAGCGCTTCACGATGGACGAGGGGCTCTCGCGGGCGGTGCGCGAGGCCTTCGTCCGGCTCTATGAAGAAGGACTCATCTATCAGGGCGATTATCTCGTCAACTGGTGTCCGCGCTGCGGAACGGCCGTCTCTGATCTGGAGGTGGAGTACGAGGAGCGCGACGGCCACATGTGGGACTTTCACTACCCGCTCTGGGAGGGCGGCGAGGGAATCGTCGTCTCCACCACCCGGCCCGAAACCATGCTGGGCGACACGGCGGTGGCCGTTCACCCCGAGGATGCGCGCTACCGCGCGCTGGTGGGAAAACATCTGCGCCTTCCCCTGGTGGACCGGAAGATCCCCGTCATCGCGGACAGCTTCGTGGACCCGGAATTCGGTTCGGGCGCCGTGAAGGTCACGCCCGCCCACGATCCAAACGACTTTGAATCGGGCCTGCGGAACAATCTTCCCCAGATCAACATTCTCACCCCCGACGCCAAGATCAACGAAAACGGCGGGCCCTACGAAGGGCTCGATCGCTTCGAGGCGCGGAAAAAAGTGCTCGCCGATCTCGACGAACAGGGGCTCCTCCGGGGCGAGCGGCCGCATCGCCACGCCGTCGGCGGCTGCTACCGGTGCGGCACCATCATCGAGCCCTACCTGTCGAAGCAGTGGTTCGTCCGGGTGAAGCCCCTGGCCGAGGAAGCCATCCGCGCTGTCGAGGACGGCCGCATCCGCATCATCCCCAAGCAGTGGGAAGCCACCTACTTCGAGTGGATGCGGAACATCCGCGACTGGTGCATCAGCCGGCAGATCTGGTGGGGCCACCGGATTCCCGCGTGGCACAACGA
The bacterium genome window above contains:
- a CDS encoding response regulator; its protein translation is MASNILLVDDSVLIQRVVELTFEDQNASVNIATNPADALALARQIKPNVVLVSAQLRSGNGIDFCEQLRAEADLASIPVLMFINAQGGPSAEQALRAGAASTIIKPFEPEKLLAEVNRILASPPGAVADPAAAAEQPVAAPGESEEFAALFADDEETLLDFPGEAAAAPAKASALDSIFSPGDESLDLEESLDLEELSDLPKPGAAEIPIPQFADADEMEEIFGIPEAEETSADSSPDESQGNIDDQSLEAAESALAALEAELASELMSGGAPLETSTAKAEAHHTGADAELAAAEAELAILEEELSSALMSEVKEGTKSAQGDDADLLAEAEIAAAEAELNAIQGELDAIHGELDSLNEPKAAPRPDILDADADDEEAFDLELSGTEELALEAGPAPAEASGETEFEMEDTLDLEEMAATDAPGLEMDDTGLELEIDDFEGEVDLELAKQLAEASELEGGKEAAPAEDNIIRSALEKSVERTLEGIIPPMLRHVESIVEEMLPGLVEKVVLREIEKIKRGE